The stretch of DNA TTTTCTCTCGGACCTCTTATTCGTCGATCAAATCTGCGACCTGTCACCTGGTTGGCCGGGTCGCTCTGCCAGTAGTGGTGCCGGCACTGGAAACAGCAGCGGCGCGAAATCAGTCTCATCTCATTGGGCTAGAAACAGCCCGGATAGGTCAGGGGCTGAAAATAGCCCGGGTTTGGTTGCCCAGCCCAAGCTGGAGCGGGTGAAGAGAATCGAACTCTCGTCGTCAGCTTGGAAGGCTGCTGCTCTACCATTGAGCTACACCCGCCGGAACCAGCCTGTGTGTTGGGTCGCATAAGAGCATACCAACACCAAACAGTCGTCATGTCTTCTCGAAGGGGATGGTGGAGGGAGTTGGATTTGAACCAACGTAGGCATAGCCAACGGATTTACAGTCCGTCCCCTTTAACCACTCGGGCATCCCTCCTTAAACCAACCACCCAGGAGCACCTCAAACACGAGGATTTCAAAGGTCCTTCAAGAAGTCCCGGCAACACATGATCAGCTCAATGTTTCCCGGCAAAAACAGACAATCCATCTCGTTCGGCCTACCTGGAGGAGAAGCCGACATATTGAAGAGTGTCGCTTATATGGGAAACAACGGTCCGAAGCGCCGCTGGTGGCGAGGAAATAGGCGTTTTTGCCCCCACCTGTCAATGCCGGTATGCAGGGCAAACTGCCTGAAATCGGCCCCGGCAGCCCCCACCTGCGCACCCATCCAGCCACACACGCCAAAAATTGACCCGTCCGGCTGCTTGAACCGATTGCAGCGACGCATTTTAACCGGTAGAGCGCTCCTATGAGTGATGACAGAAATTCAGGGCCAAAACGGCCCGCTTCAGGCAGATCGGGACGCGGCGGAAACGCCGGCGGTGACCGCAATCGTAGCAATCGGCGTGGATCTGGCCCCCAGAAAGCGGGCCCGCAGCGATCAGGCGCAAAGCGCACCGGTGGCAAGGGCGGAGACAGCCGGGGCAACGCGGGAAACTCTGGCCGCCAACACGCCGGACGCCCCCGTCAGGCCTCCCAGCAGATCGTGGACGGGCCGGACTGGCTCTACGGCGCCCATGCGGTGCGCGCAGCCCTGATGAACCCCAAACGCCGCCTGCTTCGCCTGATCGCCACTGAAAATGGCAGCGAAACCATTGCTGAACCCGCCCGCCAGCGTGGCCTGCAGATCGAAAAAGCCGACGGCAAGGACATGGACCGCATGTTTGCGCCCGGGACGGTCCACCAAGGCATTGCCCTGCGCGTGGCCCCCCTGCCCGACCCGGTGCTGGCTGATATCCTCGGCGCCTCAAATGCAGCCGACGAGAATGGCGAACCAACCAAGCCGCTGGTAATCTTGGATCAGGTCACCGATCCACAGAATGTCGGTGCCGTTTTGAGGTCGGCGGCCGTTTTTGGTGCGCGCGCGGTCATCGTCACCCGCCGCAACTCCCCGCCCATTACCGGAACGCTTGCCAAAGCCGCGTCCGGCGCTGTGGAGCAGATGCCTCTGGTTCAGGTGCCAAACGTGGCTCAGGCAATTGCCGTGCTTCAGTCGGAAGGCTGGTTCACCGTGGGCCTTGAAGGCACCGGCGACAAATCACTGGCCCAGATGGACCTGACCGGCAAGATTGCCATCGTGATGGGTGCTGAAGGCACGGGATTGCGCCGCCTTACCGCAGAGCGATGTGACCTGCTGGCAAAAATCCCGGGCGAACCCGGATTTGCGTCTTTGAACGTCTCAAATGCGACTGCGGTAGCTCTTTACGAGATCAGTCGTCAGCGCGGATAGCGATCAAATACAGCCAAATTCAAAAAGTGTGGATTTCCGTCTCGCCAGAGGCCGATTTGCACGCTATACCGTCCGCGATTCAGGCGAACAGCCTTTGAGTCATGTGTGCCGGCTTAGCTCAGCTGGTAGAGCACCTGATTTGTAATCAGGGGGTCGGGAGTTCAAGTCTCTCAGCCGGCACCATTTTTCCCAGCAATACGGCTATCGACCCGCATGCCATAGAGCATGTACGAAGTCTGTTGAGGCCATAGCGCCCACCCGCTTGGTCGACATCTTCTGCCTCTTTCGTGATCTTCTCGTTTTCTAATGGCAGCATGTATTTTTATAGGGCTAGACCGGATGACATTTGCAGAGGATCTCAAAATGACGCGCATGCAACAGATGGTCGTGTACGCACTCAGCCTCTCAGTCCTGATTTTGGCCGAGTCTACCGTCTCACTAGCATCTCAAGACGCATCTGCTCTCAATTCCCCGTCCAGCGTGAAACCGAACTTCCTGTTTGTTGTTTTCGAGGACATGGGGCCTCGCATTGGTGCCTTTGGAGACACCGTCGCAACAACGCCCGTGCTGGACGCCTTTGCAGCTCAATCCGCCCAATACGCAAACACCTTCACAACGGCAGGCGTGTGCGCGCCAAGCCGATCCTCACTCATTACTGGCGTACATCAACAAACGCTGGGCACCCAGCACATGCGGACACGCTCACCCTTGTCTCTCCTGTCATCAGGCGGTCCGATCTCCTACGACGCTGTGCCACCAGCCGATGTAAAAGCCTTTCCCGAACTCCTGCGCAAAGCCGGCTACTACACATCCAACAACGGAAAGACCGACTATCAGTTCGGCGAGCCGTTTACGGTCTGGGACGACCAGGCAGCAGAACATCCCTGGCGCGGCCGCCCTGACAACAAGCCGTTCTTCGCCATGGTCAATGTTCTGGAAACACATGAAAGCGTCATTTGGCCGACAGACGCGTTTTCGATGAGCCCATTGGTCAACATCGTCCGTTTACGGAATTTATGGACGCTCTCCAGCAAGGAAGAGGTGACCGATCCTAACAACGTGGATATCCCGCCTTACCTGCCCGACACGCCTGTCGTTCGGGCTGATATCGCACGCCACTATGACAACATTGCCTTTGCGGAAAAACAGCTGGCGCAACTGCTGGATGATCTGGAAGCCGACGGGCTTGCCGACAACACCATTGTGATCGTCACAACCGATCATGGCGACGGCTTTCCACGGATGAAACGAGCCATTTATGACAGCGGCATCAAGGTTCCGATGATGGTGCGGTTTCCCGATGGCAGGGATGCTGGGGTCAAACATGACAGGCTGGTGAGCTTTGTGGATCTCGGCCCAACCTTCCTGAATCTCGCAGGCGTAGACGTGCCTGGCTACGTGCACGGACAGCCGTTGTTTTCCCAGACACCTGCAGCGCCTCGAGACTACATCGTTGCAGGCTCCGATCGTTTTGATGGCACGCCTGAATACCAACGCGCCATTCGCGATGAACGCTGGAAATACATCCGCAACTACCGGCCCGACCTGCCATTCTTTCGGCATCTCAATTTCCGCGATCAACTGCCGACGATGAAAGAACTCTGGCGCCTGCATGAGGAAGGCAGCCTGACGCCAACACAGGCACAATACTTTGCGACCCCGCGCCCGGAAGAAGAACTGTACGACACCGCAACAGACCCTCACGAGATCCAGAACCTGGCGGCAGACCCGGCCCATGCGGACACACTGGCAAGACTGCGCGCCGCCTATGACGCCTTTGCGGCCAGCACTGCTGACCTCTCGAGCATCCCCGAGGCAGAAATGATTGAGGCCATGTGGCCAAACATGCAGCAGCCCGAAACGGCTCCGGTTGTTTTCTCTTTGAACGGTGACAGTCTGAGCCTTACGTCAGCGACCGAAGGCGCATCCATTGGATATCAGCATGGCGAGAACCCGGTCTGGCATCTCTACACCGGTCCTTTCGAAATCGCGCCAGCCACAAGCGTCACGGCCAAAGCCATCCGCTATGGCTACGCCGAAAGCACACCAACGCACTTCACACAGTCGCAATAGATGAGACAAAGGCCGGTGGTCAGCGGCTTATCTCCGCCATCCGTGCATAGTCACCAAACATCGGCACCACCCGTGCCCGTTCATACGACCCAACAACAGCATTCAAACCTGACCGCGGCGTGACGTGGAACTGCTTGAGCCACCACGTCAAAAGGCGGCTGAACCAGCGGGGCAGTTCCTTTTGTTGGCCGAAATCAACTACCAGCAATCGGCCGTCGTCCGACGTGGCCGCGTATCCACACGCCAGAGCCTGCTCCCAGGCCGGGATCATTGAGATGCTGTAGGAAAAAAACACACGATCAAAAACCGGTCGGCCAAATAGGTGTTGCGGGTCGAAATCAGACCCGTCGGCCTGGGCAAGCGTGATGCGGCTCCCCAGCCCTGCCCGGTCAATTTCAGATTGCGCCTTCTCAAGCATGGCCTCCGAGATATCGAGACCGAAGAACTGTGCATGGGGATAGCGCCGCGCCGCCTTGATGAGGTTGCGTCCGGTACCGCAACCTACTTCCAGCACACTTCCGTCCTGAGGCGGCTCGAGTTCACGGATCAGACGGTCTCGACCCAGCAGATAATATTTGCGGGTCAGGTCGTAAAAGTGGCGCTGATAGTGATAGATCGAATCCATCAGATCGCCGGTCGGAGCGCTCGCGTCACTCATGCGTCGTCAGCCCTTGAAGACATACAGATGCATACCGCCATAGATCGCCGACCGGTCTCGCTTGGAATAGTCCAGGCTCTCCTCCGCGCGATAGTCCCAGCGCTCCATGATGGCGTCACCAACGCGGCCCGGCAGGATAGTAGGAGCACCTGCTGTTCGGAAAACGACCCGCGCACCAGGCTGGGCCGTGCGGGTGATCTCAGCCCAGAGTTCATTGAGCTGGGCATCCGTCATCCAGTCCTGAGCATCAAGCAACACATAGGCATCAAGTGTTGCATCCTGCTCCCTGTTCAGCTGTTCAGTGAAGGAGCGATGGCAGACCTTCACCCGGCGGGCTCGGTCTCGCACATCAGTGTAGTGATCCGCCTGCAGATATGGGGGAAGTGGGCCAGACGGGCCAGAAGCGTAGCCACGCCCAAACGCCTGCCAGGCAAAGTAGTTATCTTTCATCTCAAACCCGCAGGCGAGCTTCTCCAGACGCGCCTTGAGAACAGCAGCCATGTCGCCATTACCATCTGCAGCAAGGGCTTCGTACTGGGCGGGAGGGATACCAAGACCATAAAGCGACATCTTTTTCGACGTCACCCAACGCACCATGCGGCGGTCAAACAGGGGGGCAAGGGCCGTATCAAAAAACGTCCGCTGCTCGTCAATCGTCCGAGCCCAGACAATATGGCGGGGGTCCGTACCATGCAGGCGTGCCATCCAGTGGGCCACGCCAATGAAGTACCCAAGCAAGCCGTGGTGATAAAGATCGCGAGAGAACAGCGAAATGCGCCGCTGCAGCATCCAATCGCGGCCCTCCCAGTATTTGCGGCTCTCTTTGTCCAGACGCTCCTGTACGAAACGCATGTAAGCGTTGACGTTCGCCTTGGCGTCCGCCTCCCCAAAGAACCGATAAAACGCCTCATAGGTCGGCATGCCCTGCGCCGCAGCCAGCTTGAGCCGTGTGAGCGCCAGATGGGCGCGGTTAAGATCAACCGCGATGATTTCTTTCGGGTTCGCCGTCAGATAGGACAGCACATTGCACCCGCCAGATGCGATGGTCAGCATCCGAGAATCCGGCGTTAGGGCCAAGGCCTCAAGGTCAACCTTGGGATCTTCCCAAATCTGCGGATAAACCAGCCCTTTGAATGCAAAGGTAAACAGCCGCTCCAGAAAACCAGCACGCGAAGCGGCCTCGTTTTGATGAACTGCGGATTGAAGGTTCTTACGGGTCTGCTGAAGTGATGACGGCGGCAAGGGAAACTCCTTGCAGGCCGGCATCCACCTCGACGCACATCCGACAGGGCCTGCATGCCGCCGGGAAGACTCACGAAAATTCGTGGGTTCCGGTCAGTAGCAGGCAGGCAATGACGCTTTTGTCACAGCAAAACGTAGGCTGCGTGACGCGACAGCGACATTGTCATGACTGGACGTAAGAGCAGCGTACTACTCGGCGCCAATACCCGCAGCAGCGACAGCACGGCTTTCGTCAATGCCAAGCGCATCCAACACCCGAACCACAATGCCAGCAGCATCAAGGCCTGCTGCCGTCACCTGCGCAGCAGGTTTGTCGTGGTCGATGTAGATGTCCGGCATGAAGATCGGAACAAACCGGGCATTGCCCGTATCAAGTCCCTGACGGGCCAGGCTGTCATAGACCAGCGTTGAGAAGCCGCCGATTGATCCCTCTTCAACAGAGATCAGGAGCTCATGGTTCGTTGCCAGCTGCTTCACAAGGTCATCATCGATCGGCTTGGCAAACCGCGCATCGGCGACAGTTGCTGAAAGCCCCATGGCAGCAAGTTTGTCTGCTGCGGCCAGCGCATCCTGACGGCGTGCACCATAGCTGAGAATGGCAATCTTGCTGCCCTCGCGAAGAACCACGCCCTTGCCGATTTCGAGGATACGACCCTGTTCGGGCATCTCGACGCCAGCGCCTTCGCCACGCGGATAGCGCAGAGCGATGGGGCCTTCGTCAAAGGCAGCCGAGGTAGCGACCATGTCTGTCAGCTCGGCTTCATTGCCTGCCGCCATAATGGTCATGCCCGGAACGCAGCCAAGAAACGCCACATCATAGGCGCCCTGATGGGTCACACCGTCCGCACCCACCATACCGGCGCGGTCAATTGCAAAGCGGACCGGCAGCTTCTGGATCGCCACGTCATGAATGACCTGGTCATAGCCGCGCTGCAGGAAAGTTGAATAGATCGCCGCGAACGGCCGCATGCCTTCCGCAGCCATACCGGCACAGAAGGTCACGCAATGCTGTTCGGCAATCGCCACATCAAAGTGG from Pyruvatibacter sp. HU-CL02332 encodes:
- the rlmB gene encoding 23S rRNA (guanosine(2251)-2'-O)-methyltransferase RlmB, encoding MSDDRNSGPKRPASGRSGRGGNAGGDRNRSNRRGSGPQKAGPQRSGAKRTGGKGGDSRGNAGNSGRQHAGRPRQASQQIVDGPDWLYGAHAVRAALMNPKRRLLRLIATENGSETIAEPARQRGLQIEKADGKDMDRMFAPGTVHQGIALRVAPLPDPVLADILGASNAADENGEPTKPLVILDQVTDPQNVGAVLRSAAVFGARAVIVTRRNSPPITGTLAKAASGAVEQMPLVQVPNVAQAIAVLQSEGWFTVGLEGTGDKSLAQMDLTGKIAIVMGAEGTGLRRLTAERCDLLAKIPGEPGFASLNVSNATAVALYEISRQRG
- a CDS encoding sulfatase-like hydrolase/transferase, which translates into the protein MTRMQQMVVYALSLSVLILAESTVSLASQDASALNSPSSVKPNFLFVVFEDMGPRIGAFGDTVATTPVLDAFAAQSAQYANTFTTAGVCAPSRSSLITGVHQQTLGTQHMRTRSPLSLLSSGGPISYDAVPPADVKAFPELLRKAGYYTSNNGKTDYQFGEPFTVWDDQAAEHPWRGRPDNKPFFAMVNVLETHESVIWPTDAFSMSPLVNIVRLRNLWTLSSKEEVTDPNNVDIPPYLPDTPVVRADIARHYDNIAFAEKQLAQLLDDLEADGLADNTIVIVTTDHGDGFPRMKRAIYDSGIKVPMMVRFPDGRDAGVKHDRLVSFVDLGPTFLNLAGVDVPGYVHGQPLFSQTPAAPRDYIVAGSDRFDGTPEYQRAIRDERWKYIRNYRPDLPFFRHLNFRDQLPTMKELWRLHEEGSLTPTQAQYFATPRPEEELYDTATDPHEIQNLAADPAHADTLARLRAAYDAFAASTADLSSIPEAEMIEAMWPNMQQPETAPVVFSLNGDSLSLTSATEGASIGYQHGENPVWHLYTGPFEIAPATSVTAKAIRYGYAESTPTHFTQSQ
- a CDS encoding class I SAM-dependent methyltransferase, whose protein sequence is MSDASAPTGDLMDSIYHYQRHFYDLTRKYYLLGRDRLIRELEPPQDGSVLEVGCGTGRNLIKAARRYPHAQFFGLDISEAMLEKAQSEIDRAGLGSRITLAQADGSDFDPQHLFGRPVFDRVFFSYSISMIPAWEQALACGYAATSDDGRLLVVDFGQQKELPRWFSRLLTWWLKQFHVTPRSGLNAVVGSYERARVVPMFGDYARMAEISR
- a CDS encoding DUF3419 family protein; translation: MPPSSLQQTRKNLQSAVHQNEAASRAGFLERLFTFAFKGLVYPQIWEDPKVDLEALALTPDSRMLTIASGGCNVLSYLTANPKEIIAVDLNRAHLALTRLKLAAAQGMPTYEAFYRFFGEADAKANVNAYMRFVQERLDKESRKYWEGRDWMLQRRISLFSRDLYHHGLLGYFIGVAHWMARLHGTDPRHIVWARTIDEQRTFFDTALAPLFDRRMVRWVTSKKMSLYGLGIPPAQYEALAADGNGDMAAVLKARLEKLACGFEMKDNYFAWQAFGRGYASGPSGPLPPYLQADHYTDVRDRARRVKVCHRSFTEQLNREQDATLDAYVLLDAQDWMTDAQLNELWAEITRTAQPGARVVFRTAGAPTILPGRVGDAIMERWDYRAEESLDYSKRDRSAIYGGMHLYVFKG